Proteins from a single region of Urocitellus parryii isolate mUroPar1 chromosome 4, mUroPar1.hap1, whole genome shotgun sequence:
- the Madd gene encoding MAP kinase-activating death domain protein isoform X25: MVQKKKFCPRLLDYLVIVGARHPSSDSVAQTPELLRRYPLEDHPEFPLPPDVVFFCQPEGCLSVRQRRMSLRDDTSFVFTLTDKDTGVTRYGICVNFYRSFQKRMPKEKGEGGAGSRGKEGTGATCASEEVGTESSESGSSLQPPSADSTPDVNLSPRGKRRAKAGSRSRNSTLTSLCVLSHYPFFSTFRECLYTLKRLVDCCSERLLGKKLGIPRGVQRDTMWRIFTGSLLVEEKSSALLHDLREIEAWIYRLLRSPVPVSGQKRVDIEVLPQELQPALTFALPDPSRFTLVDFPLHLPLELLGVDACLQVLTCILLEHKVVLQSRDYNALSMSVMAFVAMIYPLEYMFPVIPLLPTCMASAEQLLLAPTPYIIGVPASFFLYKLDFKMPDDVWLVDLDSNRVITPTNADLLPILPEPESLELKKHLKQALASMSLNTQPILNLEKFHEGQEIPLLLGRPSNDLQSTPSTEFNPLIYGNDVDSVDVATRVAMVRFFNSANMLQGFQMHTRTLRLFPRPVVAFQAGSFLASRPRQTPFAEKLARTQAVEYFGEWILNPTNYAFQRIHNNMFDPALIGDKPKWYAHQLQPIHYRVYDSNSQLAEALTVPPERDSDSDPTDDSGSDSMDYDDSSSSYSSLGDFVSEMMKCDINGDTPNVDPLTHAALGDASEVEIDDLQNQKESEEPGPDSENSQENPPERSSSSTTACSSPSTVVHGASSEPAESTEMDDKAAVGVSKPLPTVPPSIGKSNTDRRQTEIGEGAQKLLRPNSLKLASDSEAESDSRASSPNSTISNNSTEGFGGIMSFASSLYRNHSTSFSLSNLTLPTKGAREKTTPFPSLKVFGLNTLMEIVTEAGPGSGEGNRRALVDQKSSVIKHSPTVKREPPSPQGRSSNSSENQQFLKEVVHSVLDGQGVGWLNMKKVRRLLESEQLRVFVLSKLNRTVQSEDDARQDIIPDVEISRKVYKGMLDLLKCTVLSLEQSYAHAGLGGMASIFVLLEIAQTHYYSKEPDKRKRSPTESVNTPVGKDPGLAGRGDPKAMAQLRVPQLGPRVPSATGKGPKEVDTRSLKEENFVASIGPDVIKPTFDLGETEEKKSQISADSGVSLTSASQRTDQDSVIGVSPPVMIRSSSQDSEVSTVVSNSSGETLGADSDLSSNAGDGPGGEGSAHLASSRGTLSDSEIETNSATSTIFGKAHSLKPKEKLAGSPVRSSEDVSQRVYLYEGLLGRDKGSMWDQLEDAAMETFSMSKERSTLWDQMQFWEDAFLDAVMLEREGMGMDQGPQEMIDRYLSLGEHDRKRLEDDEDRLLATLLHNLISYMLLMKVNKNDIRKKVRRLMGKSHIGLVYSQQINEVLDQLANLNGRDLSIRSSGSRHMKKQTFVVHAGTDTNGDIFFMEVCDDCVVLRSNIGTVYERWWYEKLINMTYCPKTKVLCLWRRNGSETQLNKFYTKKCRELYYCVKDSMERAAARQQSIKPGPELGGEFPVQDMKTGEGGLLQVTLEGINLKFMHNQFLKLKKW, from the exons ATGGTGCAAAAGAAGAAGTTCTGTCCCCGGTTACTTGACTATCTAGTGATCGTAGGGGCCAG GCACCCGAGCAGTGACAGTGTGGCCCAGACTCCTGAATTGCTACGGCGATACCCGCTAGAGGACCACCCTGAGTTTCCCCTGCCTCCAGATGTAGTGTTCTTCTGCCAGCCAGAGGGCTGTCTGAGTGTGCGGCAGCGGCGCATGAGCCTTCGGGATGATACCTCCTTTGTCTTCACCCTCACTGACAAGGACACTGGTGTCACACGTTATGGCATCTGTGTTAATTTCTACCGCTCCTTCCAAAAGCGAATGCcgaaggaaaagggggaaggcGGGGCAGGGTCCCGTGGGAAGGAAGGGACTGGTGCCACCTGTGCTTCAGAAGAGGTTGGCACAGAAAGCTCAGAGAGTGGCTCATCCCTGCAGCCTCCTAGTGCTGACTCCACCCCCGATGTGAACCTGTCTCCTCGGGGCAAACGCCGGGCCAAGGCAGGCAGCAGGTCCCGCAACAGTACTCTGACATCCCTGTGTGTGCTCAGCCACTACCCTTTCTTCTCCACCTTCCGAGAGTGTCTGTATACCCTCAAACGGCTGGTGGATTGCTGTAGTGAACGGCTGCTGGGCAAGAAATTGGGCATCCCTCGAGGTGTACAAAG GGACACCATGTGGCGTATCTTTACTGGATCACTACTAGTGGAAGAGAAGTCAAGTGCCCTTCTGCATGACCTTCGAGAGATCGAGGCCTGGATTTATCGATTGCTGCGCTCCCCAGTACCTGTCTCTGGGCAGAAGCGAGTAGACATTGAAGTCCTACCCCAGGAGCTCCAGCCAGCTTTGACCTTTGCTCTTCCAGACCCTTCTCGATTCACCCTAGTGGATTTCCCTCTGCACCTTCCCTTGGAACTTCTGGGTGTAGATGCTTGTCTTCAGGTGCTAACCTGCATCCTGTTGGAGCACAAG GTGGTGCTACAGTCCCGAGACTACAATGCACTCTCTATGTCTGTGATGGCATTTGTGGCAATGATCTACCCCCTAGAGTACATGTTTCCTGTCATCCCACTGCTTCCCACCTGCATGGCATCGGCAGAGCAG CTGCTGTTGGCCCCAACCCCCTACATCATTGGGGTCCCTGCCAGCTTCTTCCTCTACAAACTAGACTTCAAAATGCCTGATGACGTATGGCTAGTGGATCTGGACAGCAATAGG GTGATCACCCCGACCAATGCAGACTTGCTCCCCATCCTGCCAGAGCCAGAATCATTAGAGCtgaaaaaacatttaaagcag GCCCTAGCCAGCATGAGTCTCAATACCCAGCCCATCCTCAATCTGGAGAAATTTCATGAAGGCCAGGAGATCCCACTTCTCTTGGGAAGGCCTTCTAATGACCTGCAGTCCACACCTTCTACTGAATTCAACCCGCTCATCTATGGCAATGATGTGGATTCAGTGGATGTTGCAACCAG AGTGGCCATGGTACGGTTCTTCAACTCTGCCAACATGCTGCAGGGCTTTCAGATGCACACCCGTACCCTGAGACTATTTCCTCGGCCTGTGGTAGCTTTCCAAGCTGGTTCCTTTTTAGCCTCACGTCCCAGGCAGACTCCCTTTGCTGAGAAACTGGCCAGGACTCAGGCTGTGGAGTACTTTGGAGAATGGATCCTAAACCCCACCAATTACGCCTTTCAGCGAATTCACAACA ATATGTTTGATCCAGCCCTGATTGGTGACAAGCCAAAGTGGTATGCCCACCAGCTGCAGCCCATCCACTATCGAGTCTATGATAGCAACTCCCAGCTGGCTGAGGCACTGACTGTACCACCAGAGCGTGACTCTGACTCTGACCCCACTGATGACAG TGGCAGCGATAGTATGGATTATGATGACTCAAGCTCTTCTTACTCCTCCCTGGGTGACTTTGTCAGTGAAATGATGAAATGTGACATCAATGGTGATACTCCCA ATGTGGACCCTCTGACGCATGCAGCACTTGGGGATGCCAGTGAGGTGGAGATTGATGACCTGCAGAACCAAAAGGAATCAGAGGAGCCTGGCCCAGACAGTGAGAACTCTCAGGAAAACCCCCCAGAACGCTCCAGCTCCAGCACCACTGCCTGCAGCAGCCCTAGCACTGTGGTCCATGGAGCCAGCTCT GAACCTGCTGAGTCTACAGAGATGGATGATAAGGCAGCAGTAGGCGTCTCCAAGCCCCTCCCTACCGTGCCTCCCAGCATTGGCAAATCGAACACGGACAGACGCCAGACAGAGATTGGAGAGGG GGCTCAAAAGCTGCTGCGGCCCAACAGCTTGAAACTGGCAAGTGACTCCGAAGCAGAGTCAGACTCCCGAGCAAGCTCCCCCAACTCCACCATCTCCAACAACAGCACCGAGGGCTTCGGGGGCATCATGTCTTTTGCCA GCAGCCTATATCGGAACCACAGTACAAGTTTCAGCCTTTCAAACCTCACACTGCCCACCAAAGGTGCCCGAGAGAAGACCACACCATTCCCCAGTCTGAAAG TATTTGGGCTAAATACTCTAATGGAGATTGTTACTGAAGCCGGCCCCGGGAGTGGTGAAG GAAACAGGAGGGCATTAGTGGACCAAAAGTCATCTGTCATTAAACACAGTCCAACAGTGAAAAGAGAACCTCCATCACCCCAGGGCCGATCCAGCAATTCTAG TGAGAACCAGCAATTCCTGAAGGAGGTGGTACACAGTGTGCTGGATGGCCAGGGAGTGGGCTGGCTCAACATGAAAAAGGTACGCCGGCTGCTGGAGAGTGAGCAGCTGCGAGTCTTTGTCCTGAGCAAGCTGAACCGCACCGTGCAGTCAGAAGACGATGCTCGGCAGGACATCATCCCAGATGTG GAGATTAGTCGAAAAGTGTACAAAGGAATGTTAGATCTCCTCAAGTGCACAGTCCTCAGCCTGGAGCAGTCTTATGCCCATGCAGGTCTGGGTGGCATGGCCAGCATCTTTGTCCTTCTGGAAATTGCCCAGACCCACTACTATAGTAAAG AACCAGACAAGCGGAAGAGAAGTCCAACAGAAAGTGTAAATACCCCAGTTGGCAAGGATCCTGGTCTGGCTGGGCGGGGGGACCCAAAGGCTATGGCACAACTGAGAGTCCCCCAGCTGGGACCTCGGGTACCAAGTGCTACAGGAAAGGGTCCTAAGGAAGTGGACACTAGAAGTTTAAAGGAAGAGAATTTTGTAGCCTCTATCG GGCCTGACGTAATCAAACCTACCTTTGACCTTGGtgaaacagaggagaaaaaatcACAGATCAGCGCAGATAGTGGTGTGAGCCTGACATCTGCTTCCCAG AGAACTGATCAAGACTCAGTCATCGGTGTGAGTCCACCTGTTATGATCCGCAGCTCAAGTCAGGATTCTGAAGTTAGCACCGTG GTGAGTAATAGTTCTGGAGAAACGCTTGGTGCAGACAGTGATCTGAGCAGCAATGCAGGTGATGGACCAGGTGGCGAGGGCAGTGCCCACTTGGCAAGTTCCCGGGGCACTTTGTCTGATAGTGAAATTGAGACCAACTCCGCCACAAGTACCATCTTT GGTAAAGCCCACAGCCTGAAGCCAAAGGAGAAGCTGGCAGGCAGCCCAGTTCGCTCTTCTGAAGATGTAAGCCAGCGCGTCTATCTCTACGAGGGACTCCTAG GAAGGGACAAAGGATCGATGTGGGACCAGTTAGAGGATGCTGCTATGGAGACCTTTTCTATGA GCAAAGAACGTTCTACTTTATGGGACCAAATGCAATTCTGGGAAGATGCGTTTTTAGATGCTGTGATGTTAGAGAGAGAAGGGATGGGTATGGATCAGGGTCCCCAAGAAATGATTGACAG GTACCTGTCCCTGGGAGAACATGACCGGAAGCGCCTGGAAGATGATGAAGATCGCTTATTAGCTACTCTTTTGCACAACCTCATCTCCTACATGTTGCTGATGAAG GTGAACAAGAATGACATCCGAAAGAAGGTGCGACGTCTGATGGGAAAGTCACATATTGGACTTGTGTATAGCCAGCAAATCAACGAGGTGCTTGATCAGCTGGCGAACCTG AATGGACGTGATCTCTCTATTCGATCCAGTGGCAGCCGGCACATGAAGAAGCAGACATTTGTGGTGCATGCAGGGACAGACACAAATGGAGATATCTTTTTCATGGAG